In the Magnolia sinica isolate HGM2019 chromosome 15, MsV1, whole genome shotgun sequence genome, one interval contains:
- the LOC131227554 gene encoding myb family transcription factor PHL6-like, with protein MTTYTVELDPTYAMTMNYDAGTSVKRHIADGKTAPFFHSANVTFHWRNGESFLPRDTLPLEPPQPLSYPSEDFLIHQQKDLRMYYGAISPVSLPLYFAKPPANACPQSSTFCPSLYAPSSPVLEHNPKMGSIPFLPHPKMVDYPAPLVQPSTHTLLPTQGGLSYQMNIDNHLQDMMKRPPELPGDISLEDFDCEIGENSFPPNTAQGEGWQVESDHLELIIGNDENPTMDEIYGATLDSPACTMKSQDNQICKKIVYPVEELFEPDPSISVSDSASKHRMRWTIELHDCFVKAVNDLGGADKATPKCILRKMNIKGLKIEHVKSHLQKYRLTICQPEAKEDKRSTCSEGKKRSSIDWESRASRMASNEHGSLRMRFELQKILREQLEIQKALQLQAKESAQQLRILVEEQRKVSRAVMLTHLPLSSTSSVNAKGSPSEPLSSDEVQLAIERCHGKDEHCNDSIEEDRLTLELDVELLSPSPKRTRFDIEDPNVSISNMSQKP; from the exons ATGACAACTTATACAGTTGAACTGGATCCAACCTATGCCATGACCATGAATTATGATGCCGGGACAAGTGTGAAAAGACATATTGCTGATGGCAAAACCGCTCCATTTTTCCATTCTGCTAATGTGACATTTCATTGGCGAAATGGTGAAAGTTTTTTGCCCAGAGATACGCTTCCACTTGAACCTCCACAACCACTTTCTTATCCATCTGAAGACTTCCTGATTCACCAACAAAAGGATCTTAGGATGTATTATGGGGCAATCAGTCCTGTTTCTTTACCATTGTATTTTGCAAAACCACCAGCAAATGCCTGTCCTCAGTCTTCGACGTTTTGTCCTAGTTTGTATGCACCGTCTTCACCAGTCTTGGAACATAATCCAAAGATGGGAAGCATTCCCTTTCTTCCCCATCCTAAGATGGTGGACTATCCGGCTCCTCTGGTCCAACCATCGACACATACACTCCTCCCAACCCAAGGAGGTTTATCCTATCAAATGAACATAGACAATCACCTACAAGACATGATGAAGAGGCCTCCTGAACTGCCAGGAGATATTTCGCTTGAAGATTTTGATTGTGAAATTGGGGAGAACAGTTTCCCCCCGAATACTGCTCAAGGAGAGGGTTGGCAAGTGGAATCTGATCATCTTGAGCTGATCATTGGCAACGATGAAAATCCTACAATGGAT GAAATTTATGGGGCTACACTGGATTCCCCCGCCTGCACAATGAAATCGCAAGACAACCAGATATGCAAGAAAATTGTCTATCCTGTTGAGGAACTATTCGAGCCGGATCCCTCCATCTCTGTATCTGACTCTGCAAGCAAGCATCGAATGCGGTGGACCATAGAGCTCCATGACTGCTTTGTGAAAGCTGTTAATGATCTTGGTGGCGCTGATA AAGCAACCCCGAAATGCATTTTGAGGAAAATGAATATCAAAGGACTAAAAATAGAACACGTGAAAAGCCACTTGCAG AAATACCGTCTCACCATATGCCAGCCAGAAGCCAAAGAAG ATAAAAGGTCTACCTGTTCAGAAGGAAAGAAGAGGAGTTCGATTGATTGGGAGAGTCGGGCCTCAAGAAT GGCTTCAAATGAACATGGATCACTGCGCATGAGATTTGAGCTTCAAAAAATCCTTCGTGAACAGCTTGAG ATTCAAAAAGCGCTACAACTACAAGCCAAAGAAAGTGCCCAGCAGCTGCGGATTTTGGTGGAGGAACAGAGGAAAGTAAGCCGAGCAGTCATGCTAACACACCTACCTCTGTCTTCAACTAGTTCGGTTAATGCAAAAGGATCACCATCTGAGCCTTTGTCTTCAGATGAAGTGCAGCTTGCAATTGAAAGATGTCATGGAAAAGACGAGCATTGTAATGATAGTATCGAGGAGGACAGGTTGACTTTGGAGTTAGATGTTGAATTGCTGTCCCCATCCCCGAAAAGAACAAGATTTGATATCGAGGACCCCAATGTTTCTATCTCGAACATGTCTCAGAAGCCGTAG